A DNA window from Salvelinus sp. IW2-2015 linkage group LG4q.1:29, ASM291031v2, whole genome shotgun sequence contains the following coding sequences:
- the ambp gene encoding protein AMBP, which produces MQQVVVLALLLGLVCLLHGVPVLPEHLFPTQENFDLTKFMGKWHDIAVASTCPWMQRHRGDAAIGVLELQAGDTEGKVSMKRSMKKHGTCKQISGDYELTDTPGRFTYHVAKWGADVDAYVVHTNYDEYAIVMMSKQKTGGEKTKSAKLYSRTMELRTTILDDFRRLVREQGMADDTVIIKQNKGECIPGAEPVAAESQSEITAPRAKRNIVLPDPAPVEGSGMGDDTMIFRSAESCKAEPDAGPCFGMVERYFYNSTSMGCQLFTYGGCMGNQNNFVTERECLQSCRTEAACRMPMDAKPCTGQPKIWAFDPSSGLCLEYKKDYCQGNSNKFYSKGECEEYCGVMKDGETEFLKAN; this is translated from the exons atgcAGCAGGTTGTCGTACTCGCGCTCCTCTTGGGCCTCGTTTGCCTCCTCCATGGAGTGCCCGTGCTTCCCGAACATCTCTTCCCCACACAGGAGAACTTCGACCTGACTAAG TTCATGGGGAAGTGGCATGATATTGCGGTAGCGTCCACCTGTCCCTGGATGCAGCGCCACAGAGGAGACGCAGCTATCGGCGTACTGGAGCTGCAGGCCGGGGACACTGAAGGCAAAGTCAGCATGAAACGCAGCATGAAAAA gcacggGACATGTAAGCAGATCTCTGGTGATTATGAGCTAACAGACACACCTGGAAGATTCACCTACCACGTTGCCA AGTGGGGGGCTGATGTTGATGCCTATGTCGTTCACACTAACTATGATGAGTATGCCATCGTCATGATGAGTAAACAGAAGACAGGTGGCGAGAAGACCAAGTCTGCCAAGTTATACA GCCGCACCATGGAACTGCGGACCACTATCTTGGACGACttcaggaggctggtgagggagcAGGGCATGGCTGATGACACAGTCATCATCAAACAGAACAAAG GCGAGTGTATACCAGGAGCAGAGCCTGTAGCAGCAGAGTCTCAGTCTGAGATTACGGCACCG AGAGCTAAGAGGAACATAGTCCTCCCTGATCCTGCCCCTGTAGAGGGCTCCGGTATGGGTGATGACACCATGATCTTCCGGAGTGCAG AGTCCTGTAAGGCGGAGCCGGACGCAGGTCCCTGTTTCGGGATGGTGGAGCGCTACTTCTACAAYTCCACCAGTATGGGCTGTCAGCTGTTCACCTATGGAGGCTGTATGGGCAACCAGAACAACTTTGTGACTGAGAGGGAGTGTCTGCAGAGCTGCCGCACTGAGG CTGCCTGCAGAATGCCCATGGATGCTAAACCCTGCACTGGGCAGCCCAAGATATGGGCCTTCGATCCCAGCTCTGGACTCTGTCTGGAATATAAAAAGGACTACTGCCAGGGCAACAGTAACAAGTTCTACTCCAAGGGGGAGTGTGAGGAGTACTGTGGGGTGATGAAGGATG GAGAAACGGAGTTCCTGAAAGCAAACTGA